One Nostoc sp. UHCC 0302 DNA window includes the following coding sequences:
- a CDS encoding thioredoxin family protein: MALTASTMLPLGTKAPDFELPEVVSGKATSLSRFADKKALLVMFICRHCPFVKHVQKELAQLGKDYFTGDLGIVAISANDAKNYPDDAPESLQAMVAELGLTFPLCYDETQETAKAYTAACTPDFFVFDQERKLVYRGQLDDSRPSNGKPVTGADLRAAIEAVLADKPVTTDQKPSVGCNIKWKPGNQPNYFG, translated from the coding sequence ATGGCTTTAACTGCTTCAACAATGTTGCCGCTTGGCACTAAAGCACCAGATTTTGAGCTACCGGAAGTTGTATCAGGAAAGGCAACTTCACTTTCTAGATTTGCAGATAAAAAAGCGTTATTGGTAATGTTTATTTGTCGACATTGCCCGTTTGTAAAGCACGTCCAAAAAGAATTGGCGCAGTTAGGAAAAGATTACTTTACAGGTGATTTGGGCATTGTTGCCATTAGCGCGAATGATGCCAAAAACTACCCAGATGATGCACCAGAATCGTTACAGGCAATGGTCGCAGAACTTGGGTTGACGTTTCCTTTGTGCTACGACGAAACTCAGGAGACAGCAAAGGCATATACAGCAGCTTGTACACCTGATTTTTTTGTATTTGATCAAGAACGCAAACTTGTTTATCGGGGACAATTAGATGATAGTCGCCCTAGTAATGGTAAACCTGTAACGGGTGCAGATTTACGTGCAGCCATTGAAGCCGTGTTAGCGGATAAACCTGTTACAACTGACCAAAAGCCGAGTGTCGGTTGCAATATTAAATGGAAACCAGGTAATCAACCTAATTATTTTGGTTAA
- a CDS encoding glutathione S-transferase family protein has protein sequence MGLGILQDGQWISEREQEDSKGRFVRPSTTFRNQITADGSSGFKAEAGRYHLYISWACPWACRTVILRQLKGLEDVIGLSVVAAEIDQNGWEFTEEPGCIPDTVNGTEYLWQIYLKADPSYTGRVTVPVLWDKEKGTIVNNESREIIRMFDTEFNAFAKQNINFYPEDLQKIVDETIDAIYQPINNGVYRAGFATTQSAYDEAVTELFAALDYWEKVLENQRYLCGNQITEADWCLFTTLFRFDAVYYVHFKCNLRRIVDYPNLWNYLKELYQLPNVKETCNLDHIKRHYYRSHPQVNPTRIVPKGPLIDFDAPHNRNRMF, from the coding sequence ATGGGTTTAGGAATCCTTCAAGATGGTCAGTGGATATCTGAAAGGGAACAAGAAGACTCTAAAGGTAGATTTGTTCGGCCATCAACAACTTTTCGCAATCAGATTACAGCCGATGGTTCAAGTGGCTTTAAAGCTGAAGCTGGGCGCTATCATTTGTATATTTCCTGGGCTTGTCCTTGGGCGTGTCGCACTGTGATTCTTCGCCAGTTAAAAGGTTTAGAAGATGTTATTGGCTTATCTGTAGTTGCTGCGGAAATTGATCAAAACGGTTGGGAATTTACCGAGGAACCAGGGTGTATTCCTGATACAGTCAATGGTACTGAATATCTCTGGCAAATTTATCTGAAGGCTGATCCTAGCTATACTGGTCGGGTAACAGTTCCAGTTTTATGGGATAAGGAAAAAGGGACAATTGTCAATAATGAATCCCGTGAAATCATCCGGATGTTTGATACAGAATTCAATGCTTTTGCAAAACAAAATATCAATTTTTATCCAGAAGATTTGCAAAAAATAGTTGATGAGACAATTGACGCAATTTACCAACCCATTAATAACGGTGTGTACCGCGCAGGATTTGCTACTACTCAGTCAGCTTATGATGAAGCAGTTACAGAATTGTTTGCGGCTCTTGATTACTGGGAAAAAGTATTAGAAAACCAACGTTATCTCTGCGGGAATCAAATTACTGAAGCGGACTGGTGTTTATTCACTACTCTATTTCGCTTTGATGCAGTTTATTATGTGCATTTCAAATGCAACTTACGTCGTATTGTAGATTATCCCAATTTATGGAATTATCTTAAAGAACTTTACCAACTGCCAAATGTTAAGGAAACTTGTAACCTTGATCACATCAAACGGCATTATTATAGGAGCCATCCTCAAGTTAATCCAACCCGCATTGTGCCAAAAGGGCCACTAATTGATTTTGACGCACCCCATAATCGCAACAGAATGTTCTAA
- the gatC gene encoding Asp-tRNA(Asn)/Glu-tRNA(Gln) amidotransferase subunit GatC produces MIDREQVRKVANLARLELTPEEEEQFTTQLGSILDYVQQLNELDVSNVVPTTRAIDVSNVTREDELQPYADREAILGSAPEQEGEFFKVPKILNAE; encoded by the coding sequence ATGATTGATCGTGAACAAGTTCGCAAAGTAGCTAATCTCGCTCGTTTAGAATTGACACCAGAAGAAGAGGAGCAATTCACCACTCAACTAGGAAGTATTTTGGATTATGTCCAACAGCTGAACGAACTTGATGTCAGTAATGTAGTTCCGACAACAAGGGCAATTGATGTCAGTAACGTAACGCGAGAGGATGAGTTACAACCCTATGCTGACAGGGAAGCCATTCTTGGCAGTGCGCCTGAACAAGAAGGCGAATTTTTTAAAGTACCAAAAATCCTGAATGCTGAATAG
- a CDS encoding photosystem I assembly protein Ycf3: MPRTQKNDNFIDKSFTVMADIILKILPANKKAKEAFVYYRDGMSAQAEGEYAEALDYYEEALTLEEDTNDRSYILYNMGLIYASNGDHNKALEFYHDAIELNPRLPQALNNIAVIYHHQGEKAKEAGDNDAGEALFDQAADYWIRAIRMAPNNYIEAQNWLKTTGRSQIDVFF, from the coding sequence ATGCCAAGAACACAAAAAAACGATAATTTTATTGACAAATCCTTTACAGTGATGGCAGATATTATCCTGAAGATATTGCCAGCCAATAAAAAAGCCAAAGAAGCGTTTGTTTATTACCGAGATGGTATGTCAGCGCAGGCAGAAGGAGAATATGCTGAAGCATTAGACTACTATGAAGAAGCTCTAACACTAGAGGAAGATACTAACGATCGCAGCTATATTCTCTACAACATGGGGCTGATTTATGCGAGTAACGGCGACCATAACAAGGCTTTAGAGTTCTATCACGATGCGATCGAGTTAAACCCACGCTTACCTCAAGCCTTGAATAACATTGCCGTAATTTATCATCACCAAGGCGAAAAGGCAAAAGAAGCAGGGGATAACGATGCTGGGGAAGCGCTGTTTGACCAAGCCGCAGACTATTGGATTAGAGCGATTCGCATGGCTCCCAATAACTACATTGAAGCCCAAAACTGGCTAAAAACCACTGGGCGATCGCAAATTGACGTATTCTTCTAA
- a CDS encoding SOS response-associated peptidase, producing MCGRFTLNQSSEALAELFHVQEVTDLAAGYNIAPTQMVATVLHNSESDKRKFQQLRWGLIPSWAKDPGMGAKLINARSETVAEKPAFRSAFKHRRCLVLADGFYEWQRQQGKKQPFYFRLQDGKPFGFAGLWERWRSPANEEIVSCTILTTAANELLQSIHDRMPVILEPEDYDLWLNPEIQTTETLQPLLRPYPASVMTAYPVSTLVNNSRHNSPECIIPINGG from the coding sequence ATGTGTGGGAGATTTACTTTAAACCAGTCATCAGAAGCATTAGCCGAGCTTTTTCATGTTCAGGAAGTGACGGATTTAGCAGCCGGATATAATATTGCACCTACGCAAATGGTGGCAACAGTGTTACATAATTCCGAAAGTGACAAGCGGAAATTTCAGCAGTTACGTTGGGGATTAATTCCTTCATGGGCGAAAGATCCGGGGATGGGAGCGAAACTCATTAATGCTAGGTCAGAAACCGTTGCTGAAAAACCTGCTTTCCGGTCAGCTTTTAAGCATCGACGCTGCTTAGTGCTAGCTGATGGCTTTTATGAATGGCAACGGCAACAAGGCAAAAAGCAGCCGTTTTATTTTCGTCTGCAAGATGGTAAACCCTTTGGCTTTGCAGGTTTGTGGGAAAGATGGCGTTCGCCTGCCAACGAGGAAATAGTCTCTTGTACAATATTGACAACAGCAGCTAACGAATTACTGCAATCTATTCATGATCGGATGCCAGTAATTTTAGAACCAGAAGATTACGATTTATGGCTAAATCCCGAAATACAAACGACTGAAACACTACAGCCGCTATTGCGTCCTTATCCAGCCTCAGTAATGACTGCTTACCCAGTCAGTACCTTGGTGAACAACTCCCGGCATAATAGTCCAGAATGCATCATACCCATCAATGGGGGCTAG
- a CDS encoding glutathione S-transferase family protein, which produces MEALRLYDFLPSGNGYKIRLLLTQLGMPFERVEVNILKGETQTPDFLSKNPHGKIPVLEIEPGKYLTESNAILVYLSECTEFLPYDRFLRAQVLQWLFFEQYSHEPFIATSRYWISILDKAEEYKEALEQKRKSGYAALNLMENHLTSHTFFVGDRYTIADIALFAYTHVADEGGFNLTQFPAIEAWIERVKNQSRYIRITQHSGYVGITQE; this is translated from the coding sequence ATGGAAGCTTTACGTTTGTACGATTTTTTACCTTCTGGTAATGGTTATAAGATACGCCTTTTATTGACACAACTAGGTATGCCCTTTGAGAGGGTAGAGGTTAACATCTTAAAAGGTGAGACTCAAACACCAGATTTTTTGAGTAAAAATCCTCACGGTAAGATACCAGTTTTGGAAATTGAGCCTGGTAAATACTTGACAGAATCAAATGCCATATTAGTATATCTGAGCGAATGTACAGAATTTTTACCATATGACCGCTTTTTACGCGCACAAGTGCTGCAATGGTTATTTTTTGAACAATACAGTCATGAACCGTTTATCGCTACATCAAGATATTGGATTTCTATTTTAGATAAAGCCGAAGAATATAAGGAAGCGTTAGAACAAAAACGTAAATCGGGTTATGCAGCACTTAACTTGATGGAGAATCATTTAACTTCTCACACTTTTTTTGTAGGCGATCGCTACACGATTGCTGATATTGCTCTGTTTGCTTATACTCATGTAGCTGATGAAGGTGGATTTAATTTGACTCAATTTCCGGCGATTGAAGCTTGGATAGAACGAGTCAAAAATCAGTCTAGATACATCAGAATTACACAACATTCAGGATATGTTGGTATTACACAAGAGTAA
- a CDS encoding DUF167 domain-containing protein: protein MQKKVKVKPNSKQQKIEEQPDGSLTVYLKSPPVDGKANEELIKLLAEKFDVSKSDIRIKAGLSSRQKMIEIDTDI from the coding sequence ATGCAAAAAAAAGTTAAAGTTAAGCCTAATTCAAAACAGCAAAAAATTGAGGAACAACCCGATGGCAGTTTAACCGTCTATTTAAAATCGCCCCCAGTCGATGGAAAGGCGAATGAAGAGTTAATTAAACTATTAGCAGAAAAATTTGATGTCTCTAAATCCGATATCAGAATTAAGGCTGGTTTATCTTCTCGACAAAAAATGATTGAAATTGACACGGATATTTAA
- a CDS encoding DUF2809 domain-containing protein, which yields MHHNRKQTIFIILSLLIVVPMGFLFKYYTGPAHQWLNNYGAAVFYEIFWCLFAFLFARSRAAIIQIPLWVFIITCILEFLQLWHPPLLEEIRVTLIGKWLLGTTFAWWDFPHYILGSVLGWFWIQQLQKIGYAKKS from the coding sequence ATGCACCACAACCGTAAGCAAACAATATTCATCATCCTCTCCTTGCTCATCGTTGTCCCGATGGGCTTTTTATTTAAGTACTACACTGGGCCTGCTCATCAGTGGTTAAATAACTATGGTGCAGCGGTATTTTACGAAATATTTTGGTGTTTGTTCGCGTTCTTATTTGCCAGAAGTCGGGCAGCAATAATCCAAATTCCTTTATGGGTTTTTATCATCACCTGCATACTAGAATTTTTGCAACTTTGGCATCCACCATTATTAGAAGAGATTCGCGTTACGTTAATAGGTAAATGGTTACTTGGTACTACCTTTGCTTGGTGGGATTTTCCTCATTACATATTGGGTTCAGTTCTAGGTTGGTTTTGGATACAACAATTACAAAAAATCGGATATGCAAAAAAAAGTTAA
- a CDS encoding DUF2231 domain-containing protein has protein sequence METTETTSTPFPNIPPVIESNDSEYLDTGVPSTVAIAGHPLHPLSVIFPIAFLAAALGSDFGYWLTRDYFWARASLWLIGLGLAGGLLAAAIGLSDFLKIERVRKRTAGWVHLILNVSILVLTLVNFLLRIGDPESRIIPWGLLISLIVGTLTSASGWFGAELSYRHKIGVVGAGSRRYP, from the coding sequence ATGGAAACCACAGAAACAACTTCTACACCTTTCCCAAATATTCCACCAGTTATTGAAAGTAACGACAGCGAGTATCTTGATACTGGCGTACCCAGCACAGTGGCGATCGCTGGGCATCCTCTACACCCTCTGAGTGTCATCTTTCCTATCGCTTTTTTAGCCGCCGCCTTGGGAAGCGACTTTGGATACTGGTTAACTCGTGATTACTTCTGGGCAAGGGCTTCGCTGTGGTTAATCGGACTCGGATTAGCTGGAGGTCTTTTAGCAGCTGCGATCGGCTTGAGCGACTTTTTGAAAATTGAACGAGTCCGCAAGCGTACTGCTGGTTGGGTGCACTTAATTCTAAATGTTTCTATCCTAGTTTTAACACTCGTAAACTTCTTACTACGTATAGGCGATCCTGAATCACGAATAATACCTTGGGGATTGTTGATCTCACTCATTGTCGGTACACTGACTAGTGCTTCCGGCTGGTTTGGTGCAGAACTTTCTTATCGGCATAAAATCGGTGTAGTAGGTGCTGGTAGCAGAAGATATCCATAA
- a CDS encoding DUF2993 domain-containing protein, with translation MPDSPGLGEQALNKAAEIGLSNQLDEVENLDVNVKTDPLKLVQGEVDTVTIEGEGLVMQKDLRMEELKMQMDSVAINPLSVAFGKIELTKPTQASTRVVLTEADINRAFNSEYVRSQLQSQKMQINGQPSTIAPQNVNFRLLGEGKVALNATILLKEIGETQQVAFYAVPRVSANGQTVSLENVEYGESEEISPELTKALIDQTSELLNLSNFDLEGMSLRVKQIGVEAGKLTLQAEAYVEQIPST, from the coding sequence ATGCCAGATAGTCCTGGACTAGGAGAACAGGCGCTGAATAAAGCGGCAGAAATAGGATTATCTAATCAATTAGATGAAGTAGAAAATTTAGATGTAAATGTTAAAACTGATCCACTTAAATTGGTTCAGGGTGAGGTGGATACAGTCACTATAGAAGGTGAAGGTTTGGTTATGCAGAAAGACCTCCGCATGGAGGAATTGAAAATGCAGATGGATAGCGTTGCCATCAATCCTCTAAGTGTGGCTTTCGGCAAAATTGAACTTACCAAACCTACCCAAGCTAGTACGCGGGTTGTGCTAACTGAAGCTGATATCAATCGTGCCTTCAACTCAGAATATGTGCGATCGCAACTGCAAAGTCAGAAAATGCAAATCAATGGCCAACCAAGTACGATCGCACCTCAAAACGTAAACTTTCGCCTACTTGGTGAAGGCAAAGTTGCGCTCAATGCAACCATATTGCTCAAAGAAATAGGAGAAACTCAACAAGTTGCTTTTTATGCAGTGCCTCGTGTGAGTGCTAACGGACAAACAGTTTCTTTAGAAAATGTTGAGTATGGCGAAAGTGAAGAAATATCGCCAGAACTGACAAAAGCCCTGATAGATCAAACAAGTGAACTTTTGAATTTGAGTAACTTTGATCTAGAAGGAATGAGCTTACGAGTTAAGCAGATAGGGGTAGAAGCAGGCAAACTAACGCTGCAAGCCGAAGCTTACGTTGAACAAATTCCTTCCACTTAA
- a CDS encoding hemerythrin domain-containing protein, with the protein MVATLDDAKRNAIAVKLADLKALQQLAIENERLVLREGLDAEIADRIRDFLKDDEKNLGVLETVIGQYGIQAEPKQTVKQFIETAQKLFQGSELSLYEKVAQHELLKHKIVMGGLIVHKAAQKVGADVLLAIGPLNTVNFENRAHQEQLKGILEVLGVRELTGQDADQGIWARVQDAVAAISGVVGSAVTQTSDKKDLNIQDVIRLDHNKVNTLFTELLQSNNSQKIQEYFGQIYKDLTVHAEAEEEVVYPRVRPFYGESDTQELYDEQAQMKRVLEEIKGISPSSDQFKDKVRKLMQDVGDHIRQEESTMFASIRNNLSTEQSEQLATEFKAAKTRIQEKLGVVKA; encoded by the coding sequence ATGGTAGCTACTTTAGATGATGCAAAACGCAATGCTATTGCTGTGAAATTGGCAGATTTGAAAGCACTCCAACAGTTGGCTATTGAAAATGAGCGACTGGTTTTGAGAGAAGGACTGGATGCCGAAATCGCTGATCGCATCCGGGATTTCCTCAAAGATGACGAAAAAAATCTTGGCGTTCTCGAAACTGTAATCGGTCAATATGGTATTCAAGCTGAACCGAAACAAACAGTGAAACAATTTATTGAAACAGCTCAAAAATTGTTCCAAGGTTCAGAGTTAAGCTTGTACGAAAAAGTTGCTCAACATGAATTGCTGAAGCACAAAATAGTAATGGGTGGCTTAATAGTTCATAAAGCTGCTCAAAAAGTCGGCGCTGACGTTTTGTTAGCGATTGGGCCTCTCAATACTGTTAACTTTGAGAACCGCGCTCATCAAGAGCAATTAAAAGGAATTCTGGAAGTTTTGGGTGTTCGTGAACTGACTGGACAAGATGCAGATCAAGGTATTTGGGCGCGAGTTCAAGATGCTGTAGCAGCAATTAGTGGTGTGGTAGGTAGTGCTGTTACCCAAACCAGCGACAAAAAGGATTTAAATATCCAGGATGTTATCCGTTTAGATCACAACAAGGTAAATACGCTGTTCACCGAACTACTACAAAGCAACAATTCTCAGAAGATCCAAGAGTACTTCGGTCAGATTTACAAGGATCTAACTGTCCACGCCGAAGCTGAAGAAGAAGTTGTTTACCCCAGAGTACGTCCTTTCTACGGTGAGAGCGACACTCAAGAACTCTATGACGAACAAGCTCAAATGAAGCGGGTGTTAGAGGAAATCAAGGGTATCAGCCCATCTTCAGACCAATTCAAGGATAAAGTCAGAAAGCTGATGCAAGATGTTGGCGACCATATTCGTCAAGAAGAAAGCACAATGTTTGCTTCTATTCGTAACAACTTAAGTACTGAGCAAAGCGAACAACTTGCTACAGAATTCAAAGCTGCTAAGACTCGGATTCAAGAGAAATTAGGGGTAGTTAAGGCATAA
- a CDS encoding plasmid replication protein, CyRepA1 family, translated as MHLHYLHPQHLEELVKNSGINLHLVQLNFRSLQGVSAYEYLLISELLPRTNTGMVKNAWLQRYTHIAEGGWWCSGLDPLNNWQIMEWGCFKPDKPRQNTNGKSIKYEHPPSTPTRVFCLRTPLQVWQQVAQRYNLAIPNDISITPDGEAEGFWQWVIEQNIPLIICEGVKKAATLLTQGYAALAIPGITSGYRVVKDEFGKVTRRQLIPDLAVFTHTKRSFYICFDFETQPKKIGAINNAISQLGCLFQQKNCPVKVIELPGVEKGVDEFIVAKGTNVFEKVYRQSINLEVYLAQTKPHTELTIPPALIVNRPYLGEIPFPASGIVGVKSAKGTGKTTGLQTIVNQAKSRNQPVLLITHRILLGRFLCEKIGIQWGIDNNSKLLSHSTQPQRRPLAPTLPLLRSPTPNSVGLCIDSIWKLQPEDWHGAIVILDEVEQSLWHLLNSNTCKHKRVKILKLFQQLISTILASGGLVIAQDADLSDVSLEYLQALSGIKSMPWVVVNQWKPQQGWDVTFYDSPNPTPLIHQLELDLLAGRKCYVTTDSRSGRYSCETIERYLKERLQRLRQQFPKTLLVSSHTTNTPGHAAVDFIAAINEKIPEYDSVFVTPSLGTGISIDVQHFDRVYGIFQGVIPDSEARQALARVRDNVPRIVWCAKRGIGLIGSGSTNYRSLSDWYQENQKENLALLSPLHKIDVDLPLVYDPIHLRTWAKFSARVNASICLYRQSMQDGLIADGHQVQIRSNAVHNNIIRDLRLAFLATDSNDLATRRRLVLEIVKVQKDWAQSRQKAKEIKRKIKEIKQQNQLAAANAVAKATDIDYVEYEQLLIKYSLTEEERNQINKYILRQRYGVEVTPILKLQDDQGYYSQLLIHYYLTHQSEYFQIKDEQEWYQQLSWGEGKVFLPDLKTYTLKVEALRALGMQQFLEPKREFAENDPDLILLKNVAIQHSKHIKRTLCINLVREQEQVSAIKILNRLLNLLGLKLKRVNEAYQIDEETLGDGREKVFAVWYQRDELMLANRKSVGYNMADFSLDWEAENIQQAKSVVASSV; from the coding sequence ATGCATCTGCACTATTTACACCCACAGCACCTTGAAGAATTAGTCAAGAACAGTGGCATAAATTTACACCTAGTGCAACTAAATTTCAGGTCTCTCCAAGGTGTAAGCGCCTATGAGTACCTCTTAATTTCTGAGCTACTCCCTCGCACCAATACTGGAATGGTAAAAAATGCGTGGTTACAGCGTTATACTCATATCGCTGAAGGTGGTTGGTGGTGTTCTGGACTAGACCCCTTGAATAATTGGCAAATCATGGAGTGGGGATGTTTTAAGCCAGATAAACCACGACAGAACACCAATGGCAAATCTATTAAATACGAGCATCCGCCTAGTACACCAACGCGGGTATTTTGTTTGCGTACACCGTTACAAGTATGGCAGCAAGTCGCTCAACGTTACAATCTAGCCATACCTAACGATATCAGCATTACCCCGGATGGTGAAGCTGAAGGCTTTTGGCAATGGGTGATAGAACAAAATATTCCCCTTATTATCTGTGAGGGAGTGAAAAAAGCAGCCACGCTGCTGACACAAGGATATGCAGCTCTTGCCATTCCTGGAATTACTAGTGGTTATCGGGTTGTCAAAGATGAATTTGGTAAAGTTACCCGTCGTCAGTTAATTCCTGACTTAGCAGTATTTACTCATACGAAACGTAGCTTTTATATTTGCTTTGATTTTGAAACTCAACCTAAAAAAATTGGTGCTATAAATAATGCCATTTCTCAACTTGGTTGTTTATTCCAGCAAAAAAATTGCCCCGTAAAAGTCATAGAACTTCCAGGGGTTGAAAAAGGCGTTGATGAATTTATTGTTGCCAAAGGTACAAATGTTTTTGAAAAAGTTTATCGGCAAAGCATTAACTTAGAAGTTTACCTTGCTCAAACGAAGCCTCACACCGAGCTAACCATTCCTCCTGCACTTATAGTCAACCGTCCTTATTTAGGTGAAATACCTTTCCCTGCATCTGGAATAGTAGGAGTCAAATCAGCCAAGGGAACGGGTAAAACTACAGGGCTGCAAACTATTGTTAATCAAGCAAAAAGTAGAAATCAACCTGTTTTACTAATTACTCATCGAATTTTACTAGGACGGTTTCTGTGTGAAAAAATTGGTATTCAATGGGGAATAGATAATAATTCCAAATTACTCTCCCACTCCACGCAACCCCAGAGAAGACCCCTTGCCCCTACTCTCCCACTTCTTCGCTCTCCCACTCCCAATTCTGTGGGATTGTGCATTGATTCCATTTGGAAACTTCAGCCAGAAGATTGGCATGGGGCAATAGTAATTTTGGATGAAGTAGAGCAATCTTTATGGCATTTGCTCAACAGCAATACTTGTAAACATAAGCGCGTCAAAATTTTAAAATTATTTCAACAATTAATTTCTACTATTTTGGCAAGTGGGGGGTTAGTAATTGCCCAAGATGCCGATTTGTCAGATGTTTCTCTGGAATATTTACAAGCATTATCAGGAATTAAATCAATGCCTTGGGTAGTGGTGAATCAATGGAAACCTCAACAAGGTTGGGACGTTACTTTTTATGATTCTCCTAATCCAACTCCGTTAATTCATCAACTGGAATTAGATTTATTAGCAGGGCGTAAATGTTATGTTACTACTGATAGTCGTTCTGGTCGCTACAGCTGTGAAACTATTGAACGTTACTTAAAAGAGCGTTTACAAAGATTGCGGCAACAATTTCCGAAGACATTGCTAGTTAGTAGCCACACGACAAATACACCTGGTCATGCTGCGGTTGATTTTATAGCAGCTATTAATGAAAAAATTCCTGAGTATGACAGTGTTTTTGTAACTCCTAGCCTGGGTACAGGGATTAGTATTGATGTCCAACATTTCGACCGAGTTTATGGGATTTTTCAAGGCGTAATTCCTGATTCAGAGGCACGGCAAGCTTTAGCCAGAGTAAGGGATAATGTACCACGTATTGTCTGGTGTGCGAAGCGAGGTATTGGTTTAATTGGTAGTGGTAGTACAAATTATCGCTCGCTATCAGATTGGTATCAGGAAAATCAAAAAGAAAATTTAGCTTTGCTCAGTCCACTACATAAAATAGATGTGGATCTACCTTTAGTTTATGACCCTATTCATTTGCGAACTTGGGCAAAGTTTTCTGCGAGAGTCAATGCTTCGATTTGCCTCTACCGTCAGTCAATGCAAGATGGTTTAATTGCAGATGGTCATCAAGTTCAAATACGGAGTAATGCTGTTCATAATAATATTATTCGAGATTTACGCCTTGCCTTTTTAGCTACTGACTCTAATGATTTAGCTACTCGTAGAAGGTTAGTTTTAGAAATTGTTAAAGTTCAAAAGGATTGGGCGCAAAGCCGCCAAAAAGCTAAAGAAATTAAACGCAAAATTAAAGAGATTAAACAGCAAAATCAATTAGCGGCAGCGAATGCTGTAGCCAAGGCAACAGATATTGATTACGTAGAATATGAGCAGCTATTGATTAAATATTCCCTGACTGAAGAAGAACGTAACCAAATCAATAAATATATTCTCAGGCAAAGATATGGGGTAGAAGTTACTCCCATCCTGAAACTGCAAGATGACCAAGGATATTATAGTCAACTGTTGATTCACTATTATCTAACTCACCAAAGTGAATATTTTCAAATTAAAGATGAGCAAGAATGGTATCAGCAGTTGTCTTGGGGAGAGGGTAAAGTTTTTCTCCCAGATTTGAAGACTTACACTTTAAAAGTTGAGGCTCTAAGAGCTTTGGGAATGCAACAGTTTCTTGAGCCAAAACGTGAATTTGCCGAGAATGACCCAGATTTAATATTACTGAAGAATGTTGCTATTCAGCACAGTAAGCATATCAAAAGGACACTTTGTATTAATTTAGTTAGAGAGCAAGAGCAGGTTTCGGCGATAAAAATACTCAACCGACTGTTAAATTTGTTGGGTTTGAAGTTGAAGCGGGTAAATGAAGCTTATCAAATCGATGAAGAGACGTTGGGCGATGGTAGAGAAAAAGTATTTGCAGTTTGGTATCAACGGGATGAGTTGATGTTAGCTAATAGAAAGAGTGTTGGCTATAATATGGCTGATTTTTCTTTAGATTGGGAAGCTGAAAATATACAACAAGCAAAGTCTGTAGTTGCAAGTTCTGTATAA